DNA sequence from the Tenacibaculum mesophilum genome:
ACTACTTTATTATGAGTGTATACGGTTGGTATATCTGGACGCGAAAAGTAGATGCCACCCATGTAACTCCTATCTCTAGAACCACACTTAAAGAAAAAAAACAAAGTGTAGCCATATTTGTAGCCACCTTGGTTTTTGTCTATGCTGTGTATACTATTTTTGATAAATGGACAAGCTGGACAGCTTATGTAGACACCGTTACTACTGCCATTTTCTTTGTAGGAATGTGGCTCATGGCAAAACGAAAAATAGAAAACTGGATTTATTGGATTATTGGCGATATTATCTCTGTTCCACTGTACTTTTACAAAGGATTTACCTTTACCAGTTTTCAATATTTATTATTTACCTTTATAGCAATTGCAGGATATTTAGCATGGAAAAAGCACTTACACAACAACCCATCAACCTTGTAAA
Encoded proteins:
- the pnuC gene encoding nicotinamide riboside transporter PnuC, with amino-acid sequence MSQLFDFLFGQYADYNPIDVWLEIIAVIFGFLSVWYSKQNKIWVFPTGMISTAIFVYLLLKWELLGDMMINGYYFIMSVYGWYIWTRKVDATHVTPISRTTLKEKKQSVAIFVATLVFVYAVYTIFDKWTSWTAYVDTVTTAIFFVGMWLMAKRKIENWIYWIIGDIISVPLYFYKGFTFTSFQYLLFTFIAIAGYLAWKKHLHNNPSTL